Proteins encoded in a region of the Suncus etruscus isolate mSunEtr1 chromosome 1, mSunEtr1.pri.cur, whole genome shotgun sequence genome:
- the CYLC2 gene encoding cylicin-2, with amino-acid sequence MSVPRFHKSNFGTYDNYIPVSELSKKSWNQQHFSLRFPKPPRPGRKKRSKPSQLRDQNVLEKKEEHLKKGRKRPLWMYRSLMTISERPSEYLAARRQTLPKVSRKKKKDKAKPTSSDKITKAKIEAEPKRESKKDKTIPVKAEPTKDVPVKHTPKHKDTEKGKDSGTESEAETISRSGAKREKKGLMKKATGKDSASESEAEKAGAKKGPKKEKEGEKRKATGKDSGKESELEKGDAKTAKKGAKKGKDSASESEAEKGDAKTHKRGSKKGKESASELEAQKGDAKTHKRGSKKGMDSASESEAEKAGAKKGSKKEKKGAKKGKDSASESEAEKAGSKKGSKKEKKGSKKDKDLTLGSEAEKGDAKKDKNVPKKGKDLASGSEAEKGDAKKGPKKEKKGSKKSKDLASDSEGEKKERKKDDKSNEKNKKELKKDQKKQGSKKENKSAAVSESKVDVAKKDVEKDDKKGPTSPAVAKKGSKKKK; translated from the exons ATGTCTGTACCAAGATT CCACAAATCAAACTTTGGAACATATGATAATTACATTCCAG TCAGTGAATTAAGCAAGAAATCATGGAATCAGCAGCACTTTTCATTAAGATTTCCCAAACCACCAAGacctggaagaaaaaagagatcaAAACCTTCACAACTAAGAGATCAGAATGTTCTT gaaaaaaaagaagaacatttaAAGAAAGGCCGTAAACGACCACTATGGATGTACCGTTCTTTAATGACAATTTCTGAGCGGCCATCAGAATATTTGGCTGCCAGAAGGCAAACTTTACCAAAGGTCAGTCgaaaaaagaagaaggataaagCAAAACCTACATCTTCAGATAAAATCACGAAAGCAAAGATAGAGGCAGAACCCAAAAGAGAGTCGAAGAAAGATAAGACTATACCAGTAAAAGCAGAACCCACAAAAGATGTTCCAGTAAAACATACCCCAAAACATAAAGATACAGAGAAGGGCAAAGATTCAGGGACAGAATCAGAAGCAGAGACAATTTCAAGGAGTGGtgctaaaagagaaaagaaaggtttAATGAAAAAGGCAACAGGCAAGGATTCAGCTTCAGAATCAGAAGCTGAGAAAGCTGGTGCAAAGAAAGGTCccaaaaaggagaaggaaggtgaAAAGAGAAAAGCAACCGGCAAAGATTCAGGGAAAGAATCTGAACTGGAGAAAGGGGACGCAAAGACAGCTAAGAAAGGTGCAAAGAAAGGCAAGGATTCTGCTTCAGAATCAGAAGCTGAGAAAGGGGATGCCAAGACACATAAAAGAGGATCCAAAAAAGGCAAGGAATCTGCTTCAGAATTAGAAGCTCAGAAAGGGGATGCAAAGACACATAAGAGAGGATCCAAAAAAGGCATGGATTCGGCTTCAGAATCTGAAGCTGAGAAAGCTGGTGCAAAGAAAGgttccaaaaaggaaaagaaag GTGCAAAGAAAGGCAAGGATTCCGCTTCCGAATCAGAGGCTGAGAAAGCAGGCTCAAAGAAAGgatccaaaaaggaaaagaaaggatcaaagaaagacAAGGATTTAACTTTGGGATCAGAAGCTGAGAAAGGTGatgcaaagaaagataaaaacgtACCAAAGAAAGGCAAAGATTTGGCTTCGGGATCAGAAGCTGAGAAAGGAGATGCAAAGAAAggtcccaaaaaagaaaagaaaggttcaaagaaaagcaaagattTAGCTTCAGACTCAGAAGgtgaaaagaaagaacgaaagaaagatgataaaagtaatgaaaagaacaagaaagagttAAAGAAAGACCAGAAAAAGCAGGGgagtaaaaaggaaaataaatctgcTGCAGTCAGTGAATCAAAGGTTGATGTTGCCAAGAAAGATGTTGAAAAAGATGACAAGAAAGGTCCTACTAGTCCTGCTGTTGCAAAGAAgggttcaaagaaaaaaaagtag